A genomic region of Antennarius striatus isolate MH-2024 chromosome 16, ASM4005453v1, whole genome shotgun sequence contains the following coding sequences:
- the adsl gene encoding adenylosuccinate lyase isoform X1, with amino-acid sequence MEGADEFSKYRSPLVSRYASKEMAFNFSDSKKFSIWRKLWIYLAKAEKALGLPITDAQILEMESHEKDIDFTMAAEEERKLRHDVMAHVHTFAHCCPTAAPIIHLGATSCYVGDNTDLILLRDGFDILLPKLATVMDRLANFAEKNADLPTLGFTHYQPAQLTTVGKRACLWLQDLTMDMRNLQRARDDLRFRGVKGTTGTQASFLQLFQGDHNKVEELDRMVTEMAGFKKAYLVTGQTYSRKVDIDCLSCLASLGASVHKICTDIRLLANLKEIEEPFEKEQIGSSAMPYKRNPMRAERCCSLARHLMALMADPLQTAAVQWLERTLDDSANRRISLPESFLTADIILSTLQNVSEGLVVYPKVIERHIRQELPFMATENIIMAMVKAGGNRQDCHEKIRVLSQEAAAVVKQEGGDNDLLARVQADPYFAPILGQLDAILDPKTFIGRAPEQVGRFVSDEVRPLLEPYKSKMNVKVELEL; translated from the exons ATGGAGGGTGCTGACGAGTTCTCAAAGTACCGCTCACCATTGGTGTCCAGGTATGCTAGCAAGGAAATGGCCTTCAACTTCAGTGACAGCAAGAAGTTCTCAATTTGGAGGAAGCTGTGGATCTACTTGGCCAAGGCTGAGAAG GCTCTGGGTCTGCCCATCACAGACGCCCAGATTCTGGAGATGGAGAGCCATGAAAAGGACATCGACTTCACCATGGCGGCTGAGGAGGAGCGCAAGCTCAGGCATGATGTCATGGCCCATGTTCACACCTTTGCACACTGCTGCCCCACCGCTGCTCCCATCATCCACCTTGGTGCCACCTCCTGTTACGTGGGAGATAACACA gATCTGATTCTACTGCGCGATGGGTTTGACATCCTTTTACCGAAG CTGGCCACAGTCATGGACAGGCTGGCAAACTTTGCAGAGAAAAACGCTGACCTCCCCACTCTTGGCTTCACGCATTACCA GCCTGCCCAGTTAACCACAGTGGGGAAGCGTGCATGTCTGTGGCTGCAGGACCTGACGATGGACATGCGCAACCTGCAGCGAGCTCGTGATGACCTGCGCTTCCGGGGGGTCAAAGGGACCACTGGCACTCAAGCCAGCTTCCTGCAGCTCTTTCAGGGGGACCATAATAAG GTGGAAGAGCTGGACAGAATGGTGACCGAGATGGCTGGCTTTAAAAA AGCCTACCTGGTGACGGGACAGACCTACAGCCGTAAGGTGGACATAGACTGTCTGTCCTGCTTGGCCAGTTTGGGAGCTTCTGTTCATAAG ATCTGCACAGACATCCGTCTGCTTGCCAACCTGAAGGAGATCGAGGAGCCTTTTGAGAAAGAGCAGATTG GCTCCAGTGCCATGCCCTACAAGAGGAATCCTATGCGAGCGGAGCGCTGCTGCAGCTTGGCTCGACATCTGATGGCGCTGATGGCCGACCCACTGCAGACAGCGGCTGTCCAGTGGCTGGAGAGGACACTGGATGACAGCGCCAACAG GAGGATCTCTCTGCCGGAGTCCTTCCTGACCGCCGACATCATCCTCAGCACCCTGCAGAATGTCTCAGAAGGACTGGTGGTCTACCCCAAAGTCATTGAGAGGCACATCCGCCAGGAGCTGCCCTTCATGGCCACAGAGAACATCATCATGGCCATGGTGAAGGCTGGAGGCAACAGACAG GACTGCCATGAGAAGATCCGTGTTCTGTCCCAGGAGGCAGCAGCTGTGGTCAAACAGGAGGGTGGTGATAATGACCTGCTGGCCAGAGTCCAGGCAGACCCCTACTTTGCCCCTATTCTAGGGCAGCTGGATGCCATACTAGACCCTAAGACCTTTATAGGTCGAGCTCCCGAGCAG GTGGGCAGGTTCGTGTCGGACGAagtgcgccccctgctggagccGTACAAGTCCAAGATGAACGTcaaggtggagctggagctcTGA
- the tmem150b gene encoding modulator of macroautophagy TMEM150B isoform X1, with product MIIHSPKRSHANIRTLELRHIPFDPSFYLESMQSFRFTFLPIRFAVAVTNGSVNLTEGVPFISECGTYNPQSCLFSQICNICSVLALWIVVIRFQQVKDFGNNGKANIISIILGFFSCIGISLLGNFQESVVKNIHLLGALLAFFLGLAYFWVQLFLTYRAQPSRGRSYIGPARVIGCVLSTLLVILMVVLLNTGYRSESAVCEWALVMVFFCLFGLFAEEFRQIDCHHLTVQKFYSS from the exons ATGATTATTCATAGTCCCAAACGTTCTCATGCAAATATAAGGACTTTAGAATTAAGGCATATACCTTTTGATCCTTCCTTCTACTTAGAATCCATGCAGAGCTTCAGATTCACATTTCTTCCCATTAGGTTTGCTGTCGCTGTAACGAATGGATCGGTCAACCTCACAGAGGGAGTCCCTTTCATCAG TGAATGTGGCACCTACAACCCTCAGAGCTGCCTCTTCTCTCAGATCTGCAACATCTGCTCCGTTTTAG CGCTGTGGATTGTGGTGATCCGTTTCCAGCAGGTGAAGGATTTTGGAAACAATGGAAAGGCTAACATCATCAGCATTATTTTGGGATTCTTCTCCTGCATAGGAATCTCTCTCCTGGGTAACTTCCAG GAATCAGTCGTGAAGAACATTCATCTTCTGGGAGCATTGCTGGCTTTCTTCCTAGGCCTGGCTTACTTCTGGGTGCAGCTGTTTCTAACATACAGGGCTCAGCCGTCCCGAGGCCGATCCTACATCGGTCCTGCCAGGGTGATCGGATGTGTCCTCAGTACCCTCCTGGTCATCCTCA TGGTTGTTCTCCTCAACACAGGCTATCGATCCGAGTCTGCTGTGTGTGAATGGGCCCTGGTCATGGTGTTCTTCTGCCTGTTTGGCCTCTTTGCAGAGGAGTTCAGACAGATCGACTGCCACCACCTCACTGTACAGAAATTCTATAGTTCATAG
- the tmem150b gene encoding modulator of macroautophagy TMEM150B isoform X3, with product MIIHSPKRSHANIRTLELRHIPFDPSFYLESMQSFRFTFLPIRFAVAVTNGSVNLTEGVPFISECGTYNPQSCLFSQICNICSVLALWIVVIRFQQVKDFGNNGKANIISIILGFFSCIGISLLGNFQESVVKNIHLLGALLAFFLGLAYFWVQLFLTYRAQPSRGRSYIGPARVIGCVLSTLLVILICCV from the exons ATGATTATTCATAGTCCCAAACGTTCTCATGCAAATATAAGGACTTTAGAATTAAGGCATATACCTTTTGATCCTTCCTTCTACTTAGAATCCATGCAGAGCTTCAGATTCACATTTCTTCCCATTAGGTTTGCTGTCGCTGTAACGAATGGATCGGTCAACCTCACAGAGGGAGTCCCTTTCATCAG TGAATGTGGCACCTACAACCCTCAGAGCTGCCTCTTCTCTCAGATCTGCAACATCTGCTCCGTTTTAG CGCTGTGGATTGTGGTGATCCGTTTCCAGCAGGTGAAGGATTTTGGAAACAATGGAAAGGCTAACATCATCAGCATTATTTTGGGATTCTTCTCCTGCATAGGAATCTCTCTCCTGGGTAACTTCCAG GAATCAGTCGTGAAGAACATTCATCTTCTGGGAGCATTGCTGGCTTTCTTCCTAGGCCTGGCTTACTTCTGGGTGCAGCTGTTTCTAACATACAGGGCTCAGCCGTCCCGAGGCCGATCCTACATCGGTCCTGCCAGGGTGATCGGATGTGTCCTCAGTACCCTCCTGGTCATCCTCA TCTGCTGTGTGTGA
- the atf4b gene encoding activating transcription factor 4b, whose amino-acid sequence MTMMMTNSQFGLEDMEALLWGPSSPMADAVDFLCASPEQDVLRGGGGTSLDEDISPVSPLTTSSLSSSASPPNFYSPPSSPPAVLFQEDKAKIVSDLFSLPWPGNTGQLREIASDDRKEEMFHDLDWMAERVDLNEFDLDTLIGSCSPTEEAPSSAEDLLASLDCPMELDSLPLSTLSTPVVSSLLPVPLSSVTPPISPPIPIPSVCSESINTVDAPESYIDEQDVPSPPLFIPEPQEELEIKSEPVSPESSCTIVESPSSPAYTLDLGSEVDVSESEVKPVLASVVPPQVQRLVVPLSPTRIILVLAPKKELAITTTTVTTSEAVHSSPSKRSSRSRPYPESAFKVSSASPSVSVKSVWGTGGDERPVKVSKAKKVKKMEQNKTAATRYRQKKKSEKEGLIEEHAMLERRNMELTEKAESMAREIEYLKELMEEVRQARTKRGLSADP is encoded by the exons ATGACCATGATGATGACAAACTCACAGTTTGGCCTGGAAGACATGGAGGCCCTTCTCTGGGGACCTTCCTCTCCCATGGCTGACGCCGTGGACTTCCTGTGTGCTAGCCCTGAACAAGACGTAttacgaggaggaggaggaacctcACTCGATGAGGACATTTCACCCGTGTCACCCCTAACCACCTCATCTCTGTCATCTTCCGCCTCTCCTCCTAACTTCtactctcctccctcctcaccaCCTGCTGTCCTCTTCCAGGAGGATAAAGCCAAGATTGTGTCAGATCTGTTTTCCCTTCCTTGGCCGGGCAATACTGGTCAGCTGAGAGAGATTGCCTCAGACGACCGCAAAG AGGAAATGTTCCATGACTTGGACTGGATGGCTGAGAGGGTGGATTTGAACGAGTTTGACCTGGACACACTGATTGGCTCCTGCAGTCCTACTGAAGAGGCCCCCAGCTCTGCAGAAGACCTCCTGGCCTCTCTGGATTGTCCAATGGAGCTCGACTCCCTCCCGCTGTCCACTCTCTCAACTCCTGTGGTCTCCAGTCTCCTCCCTGTCCCTCTTTCAAGTGTCACTCCCCCTATCTCTCCCCCAATCCCCATTCCCTCTGTCTGTTCAGAATCGATCAATACTGTGGATGCGCCTGAATCGTACATCGATGAACAGGATGTTCCCTCTCCTCCCCTGTTCATCCCAGAGCCACAGGAGGAGCTAGAAATAAAATCCGAGCCCGTTTCTCCAGAATCATCTTGCACCATAGTTGAGTCTCCCTCCTCCCCAGCCTACACCCTGGACCTGGGCAGTGAAGTGGATGTCTCTGAGAGCGAGGTGAAGCCCGTTTTAGCTTCTGTTGTCCCCCCTCAGGTCCAGAGGCTTGTGGTCCCCCTTTCACCTACCCGCATAATCCTCGTTCTGGCTCCCAAAAAGGAACTTGCAATTACCACCACTACCGTAACCACATCAGAGGCTGTTCATTCCTCCCCTTCAAAAAGGTCTTCCAGAAGTAGGCCATATCCTGAGTCTGCATTTAAAGTTAGTTCAGCCTCCCCCAGTGTCAGTGTCAAGTCTGTTTGGGGTACAGGTGGAGATGAGAGGCCTGTAAAGGTATCCAAGGCCAAAAAGGTAAAGAAGATGGAGCAGAATAAGACTGCTGCCACACGATACaggcagaagaagaaatcaGAGAAGGAAGGACTTATTGAAGAGCACGCCATGCTGGAAAGGAGGAACATGGAGCTCACAGAGAAAGCTGAGTCCATGGCCCGGGAGATCGAGTATCTCAAAGAGCTCATGGAGGAAGTTCGCCAGGCCAGAACCAAAAGAGGTCTCAGTGCTGACCCCTAG
- the tmem150b gene encoding modulator of macroautophagy TMEM150B isoform X2: MWQWALLPVSLAVFGTVGIWTVFAVAVTNGSVNLTEGVPFISECGTYNPQSCLFSQICNICSVLALWIVVIRFQQVKDFGNNGKANIISIILGFFSCIGISLLGNFQESVVKNIHLLGALLAFFLGLAYFWVQLFLTYRAQPSRGRSYIGPARVIGCVLSTLLVILMVVLLNTGYRSESAVCEWALVMVFFCLFGLFAEEFRQIDCHHLTVQKFYSS, translated from the exons ATGTGGCAGTGGGCATTGCTCCCAGTCTCCCTGGCTGTGTTTGGTACTGTGGGAATCTGGACAGT GTTTGCTGTCGCTGTAACGAATGGATCGGTCAACCTCACAGAGGGAGTCCCTTTCATCAG TGAATGTGGCACCTACAACCCTCAGAGCTGCCTCTTCTCTCAGATCTGCAACATCTGCTCCGTTTTAG CGCTGTGGATTGTGGTGATCCGTTTCCAGCAGGTGAAGGATTTTGGAAACAATGGAAAGGCTAACATCATCAGCATTATTTTGGGATTCTTCTCCTGCATAGGAATCTCTCTCCTGGGTAACTTCCAG GAATCAGTCGTGAAGAACATTCATCTTCTGGGAGCATTGCTGGCTTTCTTCCTAGGCCTGGCTTACTTCTGGGTGCAGCTGTTTCTAACATACAGGGCTCAGCCGTCCCGAGGCCGATCCTACATCGGTCCTGCCAGGGTGATCGGATGTGTCCTCAGTACCCTCCTGGTCATCCTCA TGGTTGTTCTCCTCAACACAGGCTATCGATCCGAGTCTGCTGTGTGTGAATGGGCCCTGGTCATGGTGTTCTTCTGCCTGTTTGGCCTCTTTGCAGAGGAGTTCAGACAGATCGACTGCCACCACCTCACTGTACAGAAATTCTATAGTTCATAG
- the si:dkey-110g7.8 gene encoding LOW QUALITY PROTEIN: GTPase IMAP family member 8 (The sequence of the model RefSeq protein was modified relative to this genomic sequence to represent the inferred CDS: inserted 1 base in 1 codon): protein MAAVSSASDTGEPRGRHPPERRLLIMGGPQSGKTSTANTILGDEVFDPGTETTHSNVGQTEIYGRRVTVVDTPPWAIPSNPEDNSESGSNDNTGAESDSPPQPPPSLDSEGPCMGAILCPPGPHAILLMVSVTQPFTEIQRRAAEEQLGALGGGTWRYSMVVFTGVDKLAKGVFIEEHIANTGEALQWLVERCGSRYHAFDNTQKDTEDNTQVPELMEKVEEMITDNQGWYFEVNELILLEEEQARRALEEERMRMEEHARQREQMIGGPPRELRLLLLGWKGVGKSSVGNSILGRRYFESGQETELCLRRQALVSGRRVTIVDTPGWDWFSVRRTPKRIRQESQRGAALLRPGPHTLLLVLPVVSSLTARKRRTLLAHIETLFGDSACLHTMVLFSCGDWLGRTPIEEHILRGGRELKXLLEYCGNYYHVLDSKTPGKDRSVSVLLDKIEEMIRENGDKAFLPIQTEWLSEESSYSSDNTEPEDDCRGCQLQ from the exons ATGGCTGCTGTGTCCTCTGCCTCTGACACTG GGGAGCCCAGAGGCCGGCACCCCCCCGAGCGCAGACTGCTGATCATGGGTGGGCCACAGTCTGGTAAGACCTCCACAGCCAACACCATCCTGGGCGATGAGGTCTTTGACCCTGGGACAGAGACGACCCACAGCAACGTGGGCCAGACAGAGATCTATGGCCGCAGGGTCACCGTGGTGGACACCCCCCCATGGGCCATCCCCAGCAACCCGGAGGACAACAGTGAAAGTGGCAGCAATGACAACACCGGTGCCGAGTCGGACAGCCCGCCGCAGCCGCCACCGAGCCTGGACAGTGAGGGGCCATGCATGGGTGCCATCCTCTGCCCACCTGGACCCCACGCCATCCTGTTGATGGTGTCGGTCACCCAACCCTTCACCGAAATCCAGAGGAGGGCAGCAGAGGAACAGTTAGGGGCCCTTGGTGGAGGAACCTGGAGGTACTCCATGGTTGTGTTCACCGGGGTGGACAAGCTCGCCAAAGGAGTGTTCATTGAGGAGCACATAGCAAACACTGGAGAGGCCCTGCAGTGGCTGGTGGAGAGATGTGGAAGCAG GTACCACGCCTTTGATAACACTCAAAAAGACACAGAAGACAACACACAGGTACCAGAACTGATGGaaaaggtggaggaaatgaTCACTGACAACCAAG GCTGGTACTTTGAGGTGAATGAGTTGATTTTACTGGAGGAAGAGCAGGCCAGGAGagctctggaggaggagaggatgaggatggaggagcATGCCAGACAGAGGGAGCAGATGATTGGAGGGCCTCCCAGAG AGTTGAGGCTGCTCTTGTTGGGCTGGAAGGGTGTTGGGAAAAGCTCAGTGGGGAACTCCATCCTGGGACGTCGGTATTTTGAGTCAGGCCAGGAGACGGAGCTGTGCCTCAGGAGACAGGCTCTGGTATCTGGTCGGCGGGTCACTATCGTCGATACGCCAGGCTGGGATTGGTTCTCCGTCAGAAGAACCCCGAAGCGCATCCGCCAGGAGTCCCAGCGCGGTGCCGCCCTCCTACGACCCGGACCTCACACCCTGCTGCTGGTCCTCCCAGTTGTGTCATCGCTCACCGCCAGGAAGAGACGAACGCTTCTTGCTCACATAGAGACTCTGTTCGGTGATAGCGCTTGCCTCCACACCATGGTGCTGTTCAGCTGTGGTGACTGGCTGGGACGCACTCCTATTGAGGAGCACATCCTCAGGGGAGGGCGGGAGCTCA GACTACTCGAGTATTGTGGGAACTACTATCATGTCCTGGACAGTAAGACTCCCGGGAAGGACAGGAGTGTGTCCGTCCTACTGGATAAGATTGAAGAGATGATCCGAGAGAACGGAGACAAGGCTTTCCTCCCCATACAGACTGAGTGGT TGAGTGAGGAGAGCTCTTACTCTTCTGACAACACCGAGCCTGAGGATGACTGTCGAGGATGCCAGCTACAGTGA
- the adsl gene encoding adenylosuccinate lyase isoform X2 — MESHEKDIDFTMAAEEERKLRHDVMAHVHTFAHCCPTAAPIIHLGATSCYVGDNTDLILLRDGFDILLPKLATVMDRLANFAEKNADLPTLGFTHYQPAQLTTVGKRACLWLQDLTMDMRNLQRARDDLRFRGVKGTTGTQASFLQLFQGDHNKVEELDRMVTEMAGFKKAYLVTGQTYSRKVDIDCLSCLASLGASVHKICTDIRLLANLKEIEEPFEKEQIGSSAMPYKRNPMRAERCCSLARHLMALMADPLQTAAVQWLERTLDDSANRRISLPESFLTADIILSTLQNVSEGLVVYPKVIERHIRQELPFMATENIIMAMVKAGGNRQDCHEKIRVLSQEAAAVVKQEGGDNDLLARVQADPYFAPILGQLDAILDPKTFIGRAPEQVGRFVSDEVRPLLEPYKSKMNVKVELEL; from the exons ATGGAGAGCCATGAAAAGGACATCGACTTCACCATGGCGGCTGAGGAGGAGCGCAAGCTCAGGCATGATGTCATGGCCCATGTTCACACCTTTGCACACTGCTGCCCCACCGCTGCTCCCATCATCCACCTTGGTGCCACCTCCTGTTACGTGGGAGATAACACA gATCTGATTCTACTGCGCGATGGGTTTGACATCCTTTTACCGAAG CTGGCCACAGTCATGGACAGGCTGGCAAACTTTGCAGAGAAAAACGCTGACCTCCCCACTCTTGGCTTCACGCATTACCA GCCTGCCCAGTTAACCACAGTGGGGAAGCGTGCATGTCTGTGGCTGCAGGACCTGACGATGGACATGCGCAACCTGCAGCGAGCTCGTGATGACCTGCGCTTCCGGGGGGTCAAAGGGACCACTGGCACTCAAGCCAGCTTCCTGCAGCTCTTTCAGGGGGACCATAATAAG GTGGAAGAGCTGGACAGAATGGTGACCGAGATGGCTGGCTTTAAAAA AGCCTACCTGGTGACGGGACAGACCTACAGCCGTAAGGTGGACATAGACTGTCTGTCCTGCTTGGCCAGTTTGGGAGCTTCTGTTCATAAG ATCTGCACAGACATCCGTCTGCTTGCCAACCTGAAGGAGATCGAGGAGCCTTTTGAGAAAGAGCAGATTG GCTCCAGTGCCATGCCCTACAAGAGGAATCCTATGCGAGCGGAGCGCTGCTGCAGCTTGGCTCGACATCTGATGGCGCTGATGGCCGACCCACTGCAGACAGCGGCTGTCCAGTGGCTGGAGAGGACACTGGATGACAGCGCCAACAG GAGGATCTCTCTGCCGGAGTCCTTCCTGACCGCCGACATCATCCTCAGCACCCTGCAGAATGTCTCAGAAGGACTGGTGGTCTACCCCAAAGTCATTGAGAGGCACATCCGCCAGGAGCTGCCCTTCATGGCCACAGAGAACATCATCATGGCCATGGTGAAGGCTGGAGGCAACAGACAG GACTGCCATGAGAAGATCCGTGTTCTGTCCCAGGAGGCAGCAGCTGTGGTCAAACAGGAGGGTGGTGATAATGACCTGCTGGCCAGAGTCCAGGCAGACCCCTACTTTGCCCCTATTCTAGGGCAGCTGGATGCCATACTAGACCCTAAGACCTTTATAGGTCGAGCTCCCGAGCAG GTGGGCAGGTTCGTGTCGGACGAagtgcgccccctgctggagccGTACAAGTCCAAGATGAACGTcaaggtggagctggagctcTGA